The Phormidium yuhuli AB48 DNA window CATGTTTAGAGCGAGTAGCAATGTAAAAAATCTCAGTCGAGACAGTCCCCATAATCCCTCTAGAGTTCGAGATCATCTTGCTAATGAACGAACGTATCTGGCTTGGATTCGCACTTCTTTAGGTCTAATGGGGATTGGTATTCTTCTAGCTCGTTTGCGTTACCTCATCCCCAACCTATCTCCGGGAACAGGTCACAGTTGGCTTCTTGGTTTAGCAACCTCATTTTTGGGTTTAATGACAATCATTGTGTCTACCCATAACTACTTTTCTGACCAACAGTCAATCGACAAAATCAGTTATACTCCTGTAACAAAGTGGATTCTCTTTTTCAGTTCTTTTTTGCTTTTGATTGGCTCAGGATTGATTTACACGATTCTCATTTTGCCAGTTTTACCATAGTCCGAATCTTTTTTATTCACCCTATTTTTTCAACACCCATGGCTAATACAATCCATCAAACAATTCGCCTTTGTATTCCCAAGAAATATCAAAAAGAACCGATTATCTCAAAATTGATTTCTGAGTATCACTTGAATGTTAACATTTGTGCTGCTTTGCTCGGTGCCGATAGTTATAGTAGCGGCTGGTTTGACCTTGATCTTGACGGAGAAGAGAATTCAATTCAAGCTGCGATCGCCTATCTCACAGATTTAGACGTTCTAGTAAAAACGTCAGAAGAACAGTACTAGCACATCTAGAAGTTTTCCCTTCCTCAACACACCGCAAACTATTTTGCTCAATTTTTATGTTCATTTTGGGTAACTAAAGTTATGAATCAGTTTGTTTCTTCAGAACGCTCAGCTATCGGATCTGATAGGGGTAACAAGACGGTTTCAGCTTATCCATTTTCTGATTGGGTAGGTCAAAAAGTTACCAGCAGCCCACCCAGTTTTATTTCTAGGCGAAATTATTTGCCAGGAGATCCCAATTTTCTTTGGTTGATCCGAAAAGGATTTGTCCGCACATTTACTTATACTGAAAATGGGGGTACTGCGACACTAGGAATTTGGGGGAGTGGTGATATTATTGGTCCTTCCCTGTCATTGGTTCCCTGCTACTTTATGGAATCCATAACCTCTGTAGAAGCCCTCCCAATTTCCACAAAAGAGTGGCAGCCTCCCTTGGAGATAATTCTTAAGTATTGGCAAGAAACAGAGTGCTTACTTTTGGCTCGTGCAGAGATGAGTGTGAGCCTTATCTTGATGAATATTTTGAACTGGCTTTCAAAACGATTTGGACAACCCAACCCTAATGGTTTATTGATTGACTTAAATCTTACACATCAGGATTTATCAGATTTATGTGGAACAAGCCGGGTAACGATTACTCGTTTGTTAAAACAATTTGAGGAAAATGGTGTAATTTTTAGAGATTCTCGTAAAATCACGTTAGTTTCTACAACAAAACCTTGGCATTACGAAATCTGATATTGAGGGAAGGACTTCGCCAATGAGCTAGTGTAAATATCCATTAAGTGGGGGGATGAGGTGTGAGTGCTGATTGACTGACAAAACTTTGAAAACAGGCATCCCAGCGATGACCCCTGTAGAGAGCCATAACTGAGTATTGGCAAGGCTTCTGCGGATTCATATCCAATGCCAAGATGGTTCACAATAAGGACACTCCAATTATAAAAGGCTGAAATCCAATCATGGTGAGGCTTTTTGAGCTTCGGACACAATCTTTTGTCAGTCAACCAGGGTGTGAGTGAGACCAGCGACAACCCATTTGCCATTGTGGTGATGGCGCACCTCAAAACCCAACAAACCCGTCATAATGGGAGAGAGCGCTAACGCTGGAAGTTTACCCTAATTCGAGGACTCTATCAACGAGGCTTTGAGGCCCGGGAGGTGATTAGTCTACTTCATTTCATTGATTGGTTGATGAATCTCCCCGAAGAACTCGACCAGCAACGGTGACAACAGGTCAGTCGGTTACAGGAGGAACAATCGATGCAGTATCTGACCAGCTTTGAACGTCGCGCTAGACAGGAAGGCATTGAACAAGGAGTTCGGCTGGGTAAGGTTGAATTAGTACGTCAACTGTTGAGTGAGCGTCTGGGTTCCTTGGATGCTGAGATGCTGTCTCGGCTGGACCAACTCTCCTCAAGTCAACTGGATGCTCTGGCGCGTCAACTCTTTCAATTCCAGAGTCTCGATGACCTAGAAGACTGCCTAGACCGCCTATTGGAGTAGGGGGTCAAACCCGATATGATGAAGAGATGGCTGTCTCAAAACACCTACGATGACCCAAGAGCCGAAGACCGACTACGATAGTCCTTGGAAACAACTGCTAGAAGACGATTTCCAGCAGTTTATGGAGTTTTTCTTCCCCGAGGCGGCGGCAGAAATCGACTGGGACCAACCCGTCATCTTCCTTGACAAAGAACTCCAGCAGGTGGTGCGCGATGCCGATTTGGGGAAACGCCTGGCTGACAAACTGGTGCAAGTGTCCCTGAAGCGGGGGGATGAGGTTTGGGTGTTGATTCATGTGGAGGTGCAGAATCAACCGGAGTCGAACTTTGCCGAGCGGATGTTTTGCTATTATTACCGGATTCGCGATCGCTACTCCCGCCAAGTAGCCAGTTTCGCAGTTCTGGGGGACGAGCAAGCCTCCTGGCGACCGCAGCAATACAGCGATGAGTTATTTAACTGTCGGCTGGATTTCCGCTTTCCCATCGTTAAGCTTCTGGATTACCAGAATCGCTGGGAGGAGTTAGAGGCCAGCGACAACGTGTTTGCCATTGTCGTGATGGCGCACCTCAAAACCCAACAAACCCGGCATAATGGGAGAGAGCGCCAACGCTGGAAGTTTGCCCTAATTCGAGGACTCTATCAACGAGGCTTTGAGTCCCAGGAGGTGATTAGTCTCCTCCATTTCATTGATTGGTTGATGAATCTCCCCGAAGAACTGAACCAGCAACTATGGCAACAAGTCAGTCGGTTACAGGAGGAACAACGTATGCAGTATCTGACCAGCTTTGAACGTCGCGCTAGACAGGAAGGCATTGAACAAGGCATTGAACAGGGAGTTCGGCTGGGTAAAGTTGAATTAGTACGTCAACTGTTGAGTGAGCGTCTGGGTTCCTTAGATGCTGAGATGCCGTCTCGGCTGGACCAACTCTCCTCAAGCCAACTGGATGCTCTGGCGCGTCAACTCTTTCAATTCCAGAGTCTCGATGACCTGGATGGATGGCTGAACCGCCTCGACTCCTAATCCCGAAAACCCAACCCCAGCCCCCCCAAACCTTCATAAAACGATACAATACCTTCTAACTAAAGGTAGAGGGCAATCTCCAACCCCTTGCGCCAGGATCGCACTCAGCGATTCGGAGAATTTTCTATGCGTTCCTTGCGAAACCCCCTACTTCTATTCGGGTTAACCCTGCTCTTAACCGGGGTGGTTGGACTCGGACTTCAGCGCGATCGCCCCGTCACTGCGTCCGAAACGCTCCAAGCCACCCCCAATCCTACGGAAATTGCCTTATTCGATAATCTTCCCGATGTGGATCTCGACGACCTCCCCATTCCGGATATCTCGGATATTTTGGACGAAGATCCTGCCCTCACCACCAGTTTGGACGACGTGAATCGAGACATTCCCCTTCTCGATGGTCGGGATTTTGGCGAACCCCAATCCCTGGCCGACCTTCCCTGGGAGCGCGATCGCGGCTACATCGCTCCCTCAGGACTCTATCAAGCAACCCTGGAAAGCTACTGTCTCCACGCGGGAACCCATGGCCCCGGTGAAGGGAATGGCTATGGTTATGCAACCCTCGATGGCCCTCGGGGAGAGATTGTCCGTAAGATTCTGCGGGAAGCCGTTAACTATCCTGAGTTTGAACAGCGGGATTTGCAAATGCTGCTCTGGGGGATTCTGGCCCAGACTCGCCTCAATGATATGGATGATAACCTCCAGGCGATCGCCCAGGAAATGCTCACCGATTCGGAAATCTCGGAAATCAACGGCGGCGCGTTAGGACTGATTCCTGATTCGGCGCGACGGGAACTGTTCGCTAACCTCCCCTCCCAGGTGCGAGATGTCCTCAATGCCAAAGCTGAAATCCGCGCACGACTCAGCCAAGCCAACGCCGTCTATGAAGAATTGCAAGATATCGCGGTGTTGACGGGAACCGTTCCTGAGGGAGAGGGAAGTCGCAATATCCCCCAAGACCGCTGGTCTCTGCATCCTGATGGCTATTTTGTTCGCTATTCTCCCTCGGGTTACCCCCGAACTCAGGTGGATATCCTTGTTCCTCGTCCGGTGCGAGTGGTCCGAGATGACCGCCACCGCATCACTGCAATTGATTATGGTGATGGCTATGGGGTGCAAACGGAGTATGACGATGAGATTGGCGCTATCTCTGTTCCTGGAGAACCGGATTTAGAGATATATCGCTTTAGTACCATTCGCCTGGTGAGTCCCGACGATACTCTGGAAGTGCGCGATCGCGGTTGGACCTTTGTGGGAACTCCCACAACGGGAGATGCAGACTTCTCCCAATGGTCTCATCAAGAGGTCGCCAGCCTCAACCTCCTGGCTCAACAAGGGTCTGTGGATTGGCAGGAGGCGCAGGAACGCTATAACCGGGCCCGAGAGACTCAGGAACAATTGGAAACCATGCGTAACCGTATGGATGAAGAACCCAACGCCGAGGATGTGGAGGATTTAACGGATTACGACCATTATGAAGATGGACTCGATACGGTCTTAGAAAATGACCGGGAAGCTCAGGGAGAATGGCTTGGAGAGCATTTGCAAAAGGTGCGTGAAGGATTTGCTCACGCGATTTGTGAATTGCGTAATCTCGGCAATCGGGCGGCTTGTGGCGACCCCGAACCCGACCCTGACCCCGACCCTGACCCCGAACGGGACCCGAATTTTAACCCCCGTCCCAATCCCCCCA harbors:
- a CDS encoding Crp/Fnr family transcriptional regulator, with the translated sequence MNQFVSSERSAIGSDRGNKTVSAYPFSDWVGQKVTSSPPSFISRRNYLPGDPNFLWLIRKGFVRTFTYTENGGTATLGIWGSGDIIGPSLSLVPCYFMESITSVEALPISTKEWQPPLEIILKYWQETECLLLARAEMSVSLILMNILNWLSKRFGQPNPNGLLIDLNLTHQDLSDLCGTSRVTITRLLKQFEENGVIFRDSRKITLVSTTKPWHYEI
- a CDS encoding DUF4351 domain-containing protein — translated: MTQEPKTDYDSPWKQLLEDDFQQFMEFFFPEAAAEIDWDQPVIFLDKELQQVVRDADLGKRLADKLVQVSLKRGDEVWVLIHVEVQNQPESNFAERMFCYYYRIRDRYSRQVASFAVLGDEQASWRPQQYSDELFNCRLDFRFPIVKLLDYQNRWEELEASDNVFAIVVMAHLKTQQTRHNGRERQRWKFALIRGLYQRGFESQEVISLLHFIDWLMNLPEELNQQLWQQVSRLQEEQRMQYLTSFERRARQEGIEQGIEQGVRLGKVELVRQLLSERLGSLDAEMPSRLDQLSSSQLDALARQLFQFQSLDDLDGWLNRLDS
- a CDS encoding YidH family protein; translated protein: MFRASSNVKNLSRDSPHNPSRVRDHLANERTYLAWIRTSLGLMGIGILLARLRYLIPNLSPGTGHSWLLGLATSFLGLMTIIVSTHNYFSDQQSIDKISYTPVTKWILFFSSFLLLIGSGLIYTILILPVLP
- a CDS encoding NIL domain-containing protein, which produces MANTIHQTIRLCIPKKYQKEPIISKLISEYHLNVNICAALLGADSYSSGWFDLDLDGEENSIQAAIAYLTDLDVLVKTSEEQY
- a CDS encoding DUF4351 domain-containing protein; translated protein: MQYLTSFERRARQEGIEQGVRLGKVELVRQLLSERLGSLDAEMLSRLDQLSSSQLDALARQLFQFQSLDDLEDCLDRLLE